DNA sequence from the Actinomycetes bacterium genome:
CGGCTCCCGGGTGACCGCCTGGCGGCCCGGGGACCGGGTCTTCGGGCTGGTCGGCGGGGGCGGGCTCGCCGACCGGGTGGCCGTGCACGAGCGCTGCGTGACCCGCGTGCCCGACACGCTCTCCGAGCGCGACGCCGCCGCCGTGCCCGAGGCGTTCATCACCGCCCACGACGCCGCCTTCACCCAGGCCGGCCTGCGCATGGGCGAGACCGTGCTCGTCCATGGGGCCGCGGGTGGCGTGGGGACTGCCGCCGTCCAGCTCGCGGCCGCGGCCGGTGCCCGGCCGCTCGCCGTGGTCCGCTCCGACGAGGCCGCCGAGGCCGTGTCGGCCCTGGGCGCCGAGGTCGTCCGCGAGGACGCCTTCCCGGGCGCGGTGGTCGACGCGACCGGTGGCGCCGGCGCCGACGTGATCCTCGAGCTGGTCGGCGCGCCCCACTTCCCGGCCAACCTGGAGGCGCTGGCCCCCAAGGGGTGCGTGGTCGTGGTGAGCGTGGCGGCCGGCAGCGACGCCACGGTGCCGCTGCATGCGCTGATGCAGCGGCGCGCGGCCGTGCGCGGGACCGTGCTGCGGGCCCGGCCGCTCGAGGAGAAGGCGACCGCCGTACGCGCGTTCGAGCACGAGGTCGTGCCCCAGCTCGCGGCCGGGCGGGTCCAGCCGAT
Encoded proteins:
- a CDS encoding zinc-binding dehydrogenase; amino-acid sequence: MRAVVFTGAGGPEVVELQERPDPEPGTEDVLVAVRYAGLNPADSQQRQGRYPAPPGAPPDVPGLEVAGTVLACGSRVTAWRPGDRVFGLVGGGGLADRVAVHERCVTRVPDTLSERDAAAVPEAFITAHDAAFTQAGLRMGETVLVHGAAGGVGTAAVQLAAAAGARPLAVVRSDEAAEAVSALGAEVVREDAFPGAVVDATGGAGADVILELVGAPHFPANLEALAPKGCVVVVSVAAGSDATVPLHALMQRRAAVRGTVLRARPLEEKATAVRAFEHEVVPQLAAGRVQPIIDSEFPADQAAAAFERLDGRGKFGKVLLAFG